Part of the Halomarina litorea genome is shown below.
GCAGGACGCCTTCTTCGACGAGCGACGGATGGCGTCGATGTACGGGTGGATGCCTGACTTCGCCCAACTCGCCGAGGCGTTCGGCGCGCGCGGGTTCACCCTGCGCGAGTACGACGACGTGGCCGACACCCTGCAGGCGGCCATCGACTACGACGGTCCCTCCGTGGTCGACGCCCACATCGACCCCGACGAGAACGTCTACCCGATGGTGCCCAGCGGCGGCGACAACAGCCAGTTCGCCCTCTCGGAGGACCAGCTATGAGTTCGGACTCCGAGGGCGACGGAGAGCGGAGTACGGACCCCGACTCGGTCCCCCGCAAGGGACTGCAGGGTCCCCGTCCCGGGGAACGGACCCGCCCGCACGGGCGGCGGTCCGGACAGGGAATCCGCATCGACCCGCAGGCAGAGGCGACCCACCAGCCCCGGCGGACGGCCATCTCGGCGCTCGTGAAGAACGAACCCGGCGTGCTGGCGGAGGTGTCCGGCCTCGTCAGTCGGCGACAGTTCAACATCGAGTCGCTGACCGTCGGGCCGACGACCAACCCCGAGACGTCGCGCATCACGCTGGTCATCGAGGAACCCGACCCTGGCGTCCGGCAGGTCGAACGCCAGTTGGAGAAGCTCCTGCCGGTCATCTCGGTGCGCGAACTGGGGACCGACGCGGTGCGGCGCGAACTCGTCGTGTTGAAGGTCCACGGGGACCGACCCGACGAGGTCAACGCCATCACGCAGATGTACGACGGCCGGACGCTCGACGCCGGGCCTCGGACCATCACCGTCGAGATAACCGGCGACGAACAGAAGATCGACGACGCCATCGACGCGTTCCGCCAGTTCGGCATCCGCGAACTCGCCCGGACGGGCCAGACGGCCCTCGCGCGCGGCGACGAGTGGACGACCCACGCCGAGGAGGAACGCTACGAGCAGTTGCGCAGCGAGACCGACCCGACACCGACCACAGCGGACGACTGAGACTCAGATGACAGACGCAACCATCTACTACGACGACGACGCGGAGCACGGATACATCGCGGAGAAGACGGTAGCCGTCCTCGGCTACGGGAGCCAGGGCCACGCCCACGCCCAGAACCTCGCCGACAGCGGGGTCGAGGTCATCGTGGGTCTGCGCGAGGACTCTTCCTCGCGCGAGGCCGCACAGGCCGACGGCCTGCGCGTGGCGACGGCCGCAGAGGCCGCCGCGGAAGCCGAGATTATCTCGGTACTGGTGCCCGACACCGTCCAGCCGGCGGTGTACGAGGAGATAGCGCCCCACCTCGACCCCGGCGACACCCTGCAGTTCGCCCACGGGTTCAACATCCACTACGGCCAGATCGAACCGCCAGAGGACGTGGACGTGACGATGGTCGCGCCCAAGTCGCCGGGCCACCTCGTCCGCCGGAACTTCGAGAACGACGAGGGGACGCCCGGCCTGCTCGCCATCTACCAGGACGCGACGGGCGAGGCGAAGAAAGAGGGTCTCGCGTACGCGAAGGCCATCGGCTGTACCCGCGCGGGCGTCGTCGAGACGTCGTTCCGCGAGGAGACCGAGACCGACCTGTTCGGCGAACAGGCCGTCCTCTGTGGCGGCGTCACCGAACTCATCAAGGCCGGATACGAGACGCTCGTGGACGCCGGCTACTCGCCGGAGATGGCCTACTTCGAGTGCCTCAACGAGATGAAGCTCATCGTCGACCTGATGTACGAGGGTGGGCTGGGCGGGATGTGGGACTCGGTGTCCGACACGGCCGAGTACGGCGGGCTGACCCGCGGCGAGCGAATCGTCGACGACCACGCCCGCGAGAACATGAAGGAGGTGCTGGAGGAGGTCCAGAACGGCGAGTTCGCCCGCGAGTGGATTCTGGAGAACCAGGCGGGACGCCCCGGCTACAACCAGCGCCACGCCGCCGAGGCGAACCACGACATCGAGGCGGTCGGCGAGGACCTGCGCGCGCTGTTCGCGTGGGGCGACGACGACTCGGAGCGAGAACAGGAAGCGGAAGCACCAGCGGACGACTGAACCAATGACAGACGACACACGGCGGAACGGACGCGACGATGAGTACCGACCGACGCTCGGCGAGATGAGCCACACCAACCCGCAGACCGGCGAGAGCTTCGGCGACGCGATGGTGTACCGCCGCGGGCCGACGGTGGCCGCGGACGGCGGCGAGGCGGAGGCCGTCCCCGCCGACGCCGAGGAGGCAGCCGAGAGTGACCAGTTGAAGGACGTCGACCACACCCCCGCCCGCGGCGACGTGGACGTGAACCGCGTCCACGAACGCGGCGGGGAGGCGACCACCGGAGACGACGTAGAGGAATGAGCGAGGGGACGCTGTACGACAAGGTGTGGGAGCGCCACCGGGTGCGGACCCTGCCGAGCGGGCAGGACCAGCTGTTCGTGGGACTTCACCTCATCCACGAGGTGACCAGCCCGCAGGCGTTCGGGATGCTGCGCGAACGCCGACTGGAGGTGGCCCGCCCGGACCTGACGCACGCGACGGTGGACCACATCGTCCCGACGTCGAGCAAGGAGCGGCCGTACTCGGACGACGCCGCCGAGGACATGATGGGCGAACTGGAGGAGAACGTCCGCGAGGCGGGCGTCGAGTTCGACTCGCCCGAGACGGGAAATCAGGGCATCGTCCACGTCATCGGGCCGGAACAGGGGCTGACGCAACCGGGCAAGACCATCGTCTGCGGGGACTCCCACACGGCGACCCACGGCGCGTTCGGGGCGCTCGCCTTCGGCATCGGCACCTCCCAGATTCGGGACGTGCTCGCCACCCAGACCATCGCGATGGAGAAGAAGGCCGTCCGTCGCATCGAGGTCACCGGCGAACTCGGCGAGGGTGTCACCGCGAAGGACGTCATCCTGACCATCATCCGCGAACTGGGCACCGACGGCGGCGTCGGCTACGTCTACGAGTACGCGGGCGAGGCCATCGAGTCACTGGACATGGAGGGGCGGATGAGCATCTGCAACATGTCCATCGAGGGTGGGGCGCGCGCGGGCTACGTCAACCCCGACGAAACCACCTACGAGTGGCTCCGCGAGACGGACGAGTTCACGGACAGCGAGGAGCAGAGCTCCTCTGGCAGCCGGACGAAGTCCGGCGACGACCCGGAACGGTTCGAGGAACTGAAGGAGTACTGGGAGTCCATCCGGTCGGACGAGGACGCCGAGTACGACGACGTGGTCACCATCGACGGGTCGGCCATCGAACCCGTCGTCACGTGGGGCACCACACCGGGACAGGGCATCGGCATCTCCGAGCCGATTCCGCACCCGGAGGACCTCGCCGAGGACAAACAGGACACCGCACGGCGCGCGCAGGAACACATGCGCGTCGAACCCGGCGAGACGATGGCGGGCTACCCCATCGACGTCGCCTTCCTCGGCTCGTGTACGAACGCGCGACTGTCCGACCTCCGCGCCGCGGCCGAAGTCGTCGAGGGACGACAGGTCCACGAGAGCGTGCGCGCGATGGTCGTCCCCGGAAGCCAGCGCGTGAAGGCCGCCGCCGAGGCGGAGGGCCTCGACGAGATATTCCGCGAGGCGGGCTTCGACTGGCGCGGTGCGGGCTGTTCGATGTGTCTCGGCATGAACGAGGACCAACTGGTCGGCGACGAGGCCTGCGCCTCCTCGTCGAACCGCAACTTCGTCGGTCGGCAGGGGAGCAAGGAGGGGAGAACCGTACTCATGAGCCCGAAGATGGTCGCCGCCGCCGCCGTCACCGGCGAGGTGACGGACGTGCGCGACCTGCCCGAGACGACGGAGGTGACCGGCCGATGAGCGAGAAGGAGGTCCCCCCAATCGAGGAGGTCAGCGGCACGGGCATCCCCGTCCGGGGCAACGACATCGACACGGACCAGATCGTCCCGGCGCGGTTCCTGAAGGTCCTCACCTTCGAGGGCCTCGGGAAGGCCGCGTTCTTCGACCAGCGCTTCGACGACGACGACGAACCGAAAGACCACCCGTTCAACGACGAACGCTACAGCGGCGCGAACGTCCTCGTCGTCAACGCCAACTTCGGCTGTGGTTCCTCGCGGGAACACGCCCCGCAGGCGCTCAAGCGCTGGGGCATCGACGCCATCGTCGGCGAGTCGTTCGCCGAAATCTTCGCGGGCAACTGCCTCGCACTCGGCGTCCCCACCGTCACCGCCTCGCCGGAGGCCGTCGGCGCGTTGCAGGCGCACATCGAGTCGGAGCCCGCCACTGAGATTCACGTCGACGTCGAGGGCGAGACGGTCACCTACGACGGCAACGCCGTGGACGTCTCGGTCGACCCCGCCCAGCGCCAGTCGCTGGTCGACGGCGAGTGGGACACGACGGCGCTCCTCGGGGCGAATCCGGAGGAGGTACGGGCGACGGCCGAGAGCCTGCCGTACGTCGGGAGTGCGGACCGATGACCGGGGGCCACGACATCGCCGTCGTCCCCGGCGACGGCATCGGGCAGGAGGTCACGCCCGCCGCCGTCGAGGTCCTCGAGGCCCTCGACCTCCCGCTCTCGTTCGTCGAACGGGCGGCGGGCGACCACGTCCTCGAATCGCGGGGGACGGCGCTCCCCGACGGCACCCGCGAGACGGTCGAGCGCGCGGACGCGACGCTGTTCGGCGCGGCGGGCGAGACGGCCGCGGACGTCATCCTCCCGCTCCGGCGGGCGGTCGACAGTTTCGCGAACGTCCGCCCCGCCCGCGCGTACCCCGGCGTGGACGCCCTCAAACCCGAGACGGACCTCGTGTTCGTCCGAGAGAACACCGAGGGCGTCTACGCCGGCATCGAGAGCGAGATAGCGGAGGGCGTCACCACCTGCACGCGCGTCGTCACCGAGGCGGCCTCCCGCCGCATCGCGGAGTTCGGCTTCGACTACGCCGAGGAGCGCGGCTACGACGTGACCGTCGCCCACAAGTCGAACGTGATGCGCGTCACGGACGGCCAGTTCCTCGACGCGGTCCGCGCCGTGGGCGACGCCCGCGGCGCGGAGTACGACGAGGCGCTGATGGACGCCCTCGCGATGCACCTCGTCCTCCGTCCCGAGGAGTACGGCGTCGTCATCTGTCCGAACCTCGCCGGCGACATGCTCTCGGACCTCGCGGCCGGCCTCGTCGGCGGCCTCGGCCTCCTGCCGAGCGCCAACGTCGGTAGCGAGAACGCGCTGTTCGAGCCCGTCCACGGGTCGGCCCCCGACATCGCCGGGCAGGGCGTCGCCAACCCCAGCGCGATGGTTCTGAGCGCGGCGCTGCTGCTCGACCACCTCGACTACCCCGCCGAGGCCGACCGGGTGCGCGAGGCAGTCGAGGGCGTCCTCGCGGACGGCCCGCGGACGCCCGACCTGGGCGGTGAGGCGTCCACCGAGGACGTGACGAGCGCCGTCGTCGAGCGACTGTAATCACTTCCCGCCGGCTCGTTTCCCGTCCGGTCCGTTCACTCGACGAGCGTCCACGCCCCGTACGCCGCCGGGGCCGCGATTCCGACGACCATGAGGAGTCCGGCGGCGCCGCGTCGAGTGGGACGTCTCGACTGAGTACGGAGAACCCGCCGAATAGCACCAGCAGGATACCCGCGAGGAGAACGTCGGTCGTGTCCATGCGGCGACTGGTCCGCGTTCTTATTTCAACGTTCGCGTCAGTCCGACAGCTCCGGCTGGAGGCGGGCGGCGAGGTAGCCGCCCAGACCGACCGGAATCGCCCCGACGAGGAGGTAGCTCCCGACGTCGCTCGGCTCGCCGCTGCTCAGCACGGCGAGGAACCCACCGACGACGGCCAGCAGGAGGCCGACCAGCAACCAGTCGGTGGCGCTCACTTCTCCAGGGGGTCGGCGTCGGCCCCTTCAGCCTCCTTCGACGTACGTGCCGCCTCGCATATCTCCGCCCACCGCCCGTTATCCTCCAGACGCGCCTGGAGCATGTCGGTGTACTCGGCGACGAGTGCCTCCGCGGCCTGTACCTTCGACTCGTCGAACTTCGAGTCGTCGCCGCCCATCCCGAGGGCGTTCTTGAGAGAGCCGAGGACGCCGCTCGACTGCTTCTTCGACCCGCCGCCCATCGGGTTCTCGTTGGCGATGCGCTCCAGTTCCGGGACGATCGCGGGGAGGTTCTCGGTGTCCCCGACGAGGCGGGCGCTCTCGGGGTCCTCGGGGTTCTCGATGTCGAACTCCACGGCGGTCATGACGAGACCCCACTCCTGTCGCTCGAACTCCGACTGCCCGAGTCGCTCCTCGAACTCGCGGTCGACCGCCATGCGCGTGCCCACGATGCGGTCGGTCCAGTTCCGTGACATGGGTGACGGTTCGGGTGGCTGGCCGTTAAACTACCCCTCGTCGGTCACGTCGTTCGGTGTTTCGCTCAGGCCCGCGCTACTCGCGACTTCGTCGCTCGGATTCCGCGGTTTTCGGGCCTCTGGCCCTCCGAACCGCGCTGCTCACGGCTCCCGCTGGTCACCGTTCGCGTTTGCGAGGTCCTCACTCCGTTCTGACCTCGCTGCTCCCGGCTTCGTCGCTCGTCTTCCGCGGTCGAGCGAAGCGAGACCGCGCCACTCGCGGGTCGCTGTCGCTCCCCGCTCGTCTCTTCGAGGTTCTCGCTCGCTCCGAACCTCGCTACTCCTCGTCCGACTCGACGTGCTCCGAGAAGTTCGGCAGGTCCTCCGGCGGTTCGTACTCGGCCTCCCACGTGATGTACTCGCGTTTGAGCAGGTCCGAGACGACCTGTCCGAGTTCGGTCAGGCCGGCGTTGATGGCCGACACCTTCCCCCAGGAGTCGAGGTCCGGGTGGATGTCGCGTTCGCGCCAGTCCTCGGGGATGCCGGGGGCGTGATACCCCACGCGGTCGGCGAAGTCGTCCCAGAAGAAGTCGAACTGGCGGGTCAGGTCGAGGTCGGTGACGATGCCCCACTCGACCGGGCCGAGGTCGGTGTGTTCGGCCCACTCGCCGAACGCCTCCGCCCACGCGCCGTCGTTCAGGAATCGTTCGAGTTCCTCCCGTCGGTACTCGTCGCCCATCACGTCCGCGTCGCCGTACTCGTCGGGGTCGAACGCGTGTTGCAGTTCCGGGGGCGCGGGTCGCTCCACGTCGAGACTCATACCGTCGTGTACGGTTCCCGAGGATAAAACGGAGTGGTCGACGCCCCGCGTCCCCCTCACTCGCTCCGGGCGGGCCGGGCGACGACGGCGAGGTGGTCCTCGTGGTGTGGGTCCAGTCGGGCCGTCTCCAGCACCTCGTAGCCCGTCAGGTCGTCGAGGAAGGCGTCGAAGACGTCCTCCGGGGTTGCGGTCACGTCCTCCGAGCGGGCCTTCACGACGGCCAGCAGGCGGCCGTCGTCGCGCAGGAACTGTCGGTTGATCTCGGCGACGCGGGCCTGCCCGCGCGTCGCCACGTCCTGTACGACCACGTCGACGGGTTCGACCACGTGGGCGTACGTCTCGGGCGCGCGGGCGTCCTTCAGGAGGGGAACGAGGTTCGGACGGGCCTCGGCGACCGGGAGGAGGTCACGGACCGGACGGGCGGCGAACTCGACGGCGTAGGTCGGCCCCGCGAAGTCGGCGACGTGGCTCACCGTCGTCCCGGAGGCCGCTCCGAGGTAGAGCACCGTCTCGCCGCCGACGAGTCCCGTGTCCATCCCCGTCGTCAGCATCGCGCCGAGTTTCGAGCGCCCGGCGTCCCACAGGCGCAGGTCGCCGTCGGTCGGTTCGCCGTACACCGGTTCGCCGCGGGTGGCGAGGCGCTCTCGCCCGTCGAAGGTGTGGCGGACGACGCCCTCCGGGAGGTCGGGAGCGGGGGTCACTGGCCCGTCCCTCCGTCCCCGCCGCTCTCGCCGTCCCCGTCTCTCGTCCGTGCCCGGATTCGCTCGATGCGTTCGTCCAGTTCCGCCTGCAGTTCGGGCCGCAGGTCGCCCGAGTAGTGGTCGACCCGCGCGGCGATGGAGAGTTTCCCCGCGAGCGCACGTGCCGCCGACCCTCGCTCGGCGGGGTCGATGCCGGAGACGTACTCGTGGACGTAGATGACGCCGTGTTTCGGCGAGGGGGCCCGCCCCCGGAGGTGGGCGAACAGGGCGTCCTCGGCTCCGAGGACCTGCACCGTCCCGCTCGGCTTCCGCGCCAGCGGCTTCAACCCTCCCGCGAGGGCGACGAGGCGGGCCGCGAGGACGGGTCCCGCGAGCATCGAGAGGTTCGGGGCCACCTCGGGGGCGGTGCGTTCGACGTACGCCCTGAGCGACTGGCTCTCCTCGTCGAGGTCGGCGACGCGTTCGGCGAGGCCGCGGAGGGCGGCACCCGCCGGGTCGTCCGCCTCGCGGTCGGCGAGCGTCCGGGCGTACTCGACGCCGGTGCCCGCGTCGGCGTCCCGCGTCCCGCCCCACTCGGCGACGCGTTCGGCGAGTTCGTTGGCGACGCGTTCGACGTCGTCCATCGCGCGGACCGCGTGGACGAGTTGTCGGTCGTCCGCCCCCTCGCGTTCGCGGACCTCGCGTCGGGCGGCGTGGAGGGTGGCCTCGTGGAGCGCGTCGTAGTACGCCTCCTCCGATTCGGCGAAGCCGGATTCGACCGCGAGCGCCGGCCAGTCGCGCGGCGACTCGGCGTTCCCGTCGGTGATGGCGTCGGCCGCCGCCTCGACGTCCTCGGGGTCGACCCCGTCGAACCAGCCGGTCCCTGCCGGTGGGGTCCCGTCGTTCATACCCCCACCTGTCCCCGACCCGGTTTATCGGTCCCGGTAAGCGCCAGCCGGACAGATACCGGCAATTGTTGCTCGCACAGTTGTTGACATATTAGATATTACTAATCCAGCATGTATGTCAACTAGTACCGTTCGGGGTACGGTCGCGGGGATGGGCCAGCGGGCGAATCCGGCGTTCGCGGTGGCAGTCGTGGTCGTTCCGCTGGCCGCACTCGGCTACGCGGGCACCGTCGGGTCGGTCCAACAGCACACCTACGTCCACGTGATGGCGGGGGTCCTCTGGACGGGGTTCGACGTGTTGATGGGTGCCGTCTTCGGGCCGGTCATCGGCGGGCTGGACGACGAACAGAGCGCCGCGCTGTTCGGCCGGCTGACGCCCAAGACGTCGTTCCTCCTGCCGTCGCTCGCGACGGTCACCATCGCCGGGGGCATCACGCTGGCCCAGCGCCTCGGGTTGCTGGAGGGCGCAGGGGCGTGGCTAGCGCTGTTCACCGCGGCGAACGTGATTCCCGTCCTCCTGTTGCTCGGCTGGCGGCTGAACGCCTGGAACGACTGGCGCTGGCAGGTCCCCTTCGCCGTCGGCACCGTCGGATCGCTCGCGTGGGTCGCGGTCACGGTCGGCGAGTTCCGGATGATAGACCCCGCCCTCGCCGTCGCCTTCGGGATCGTGACGATACTCTCCGTGCAGGGCTTCGGCTTCCTGCTGCCCGGTGAGATACGGATGTACCGGGAGATGCGTTCGGCTCGCTCCGACCCGTCGGTCATCGCGTCCATCGGCAAGCAGAACGCCATGCTCGGCGGCGTGCAAGGAGTGTTCCAGTTGGTCCTCATCCTCGACATGGTGTACCTCCGCTACGGCGGGTTCCCCCTCTGACCGGCCGTCAGACCAGTTCGACGACCCGCCGTGCGAACCGGGTGAGGTCCCGTTCCGGGTCCTCGCCCGTGGGCGAGACGAGGACGTGGTCGACGCCCATCGACTCCAGTTCGCGGAAGTACTCGACGAACCACTCGCTCCCGGCGCGAAAGCCCTGATGGACGTGTTCGGGGCCCGCCTCGGGATCCTCGGCGAGTTCCGTCCGGACGGCCATCGCGTAGGGTTTTCCGCCCGAGACGGCCCACCAGTCGTCGAGGTAGGTCTCGAGGGTGTCCCGCGGCAGGTGGTAGAACAGCCAGCCGTCGCCGTGGTCGCCGAGCCACTCCATCGACTGTCGGGCGCGGCCCGTCGGAAGCAGCGGAACCGTCGCCGTGGTGGGCTTCGGCACGAGATCGAGGTCGCCGTCGAGTCGGCCCCACCGGGAGTCGACCTCGGGAAACTCACCGCGCCAGACGGTCCTGAGCAGGTCGACGCTCTCGCGGAACAGTTCTCCCCGCTCGTCGGGGTCCACGTCGAACGCCGGGAACTCCGGGTCGCGGTCGCCCGTCGCCACGCCGAGGACGAGTCGCCCGGCGGAGAGGCGGTCGAGCGAAGCGGCGCTCTTGGCGACGTGCAGCGGGTGGCGAAGCGGGAGGACGACGCTCGCCGTCCCCAGCGCCACCTCGTCGGTGTGGGCGGCGGCGTAGCCCAGCCACGTCCACGGGTCGAAGGTCTGGCCGGCGTCG
Proteins encoded:
- a CDS encoding TIGR03571 family LLM class oxidoreductase, which translates into the protein MSAPPRAWGVRSDHENAGYERLFGGDSLTFGTGFPLTGTRESRPDPAREMELAARAEALGYDALWARDVPLYWPRFGDAGQTFDPWTWLGYAAAHTDEVALGTASVVLPLRHPLHVAKSAASLDRLSAGRLVLGVATGDRDPEFPAFDVDPDERGELFRESVDLLRTVWRGEFPEVDSRWGRLDGDLDLVPKPTTATVPLLPTGRARQSMEWLGDHGDGWLFYHLPRDTLETYLDDWWAVSGGKPYAMAVRTELAEDPEAGPEHVHQGFRAGSEWFVEYFRELESMGVDHVLVSPTGEDPERDLTRFARRVVELV
- a CDS encoding isocitrate/isopropylmalate dehydrogenase family protein produces the protein MTGGHDIAVVPGDGIGQEVTPAAVEVLEALDLPLSFVERAAGDHVLESRGTALPDGTRETVERADATLFGAAGETAADVILPLRRAVDSFANVRPARAYPGVDALKPETDLVFVRENTEGVYAGIESEIAEGVTTCTRVVTEAASRRIAEFGFDYAEERGYDVTVAHKSNVMRVTDGQFLDAVRAVGDARGAEYDEALMDALAMHLVLRPEEYGVVICPNLAGDMLSDLAAGLVGGLGLLPSANVGSENALFEPVHGSAPDIAGQGVANPSAMVLSAALLLDHLDYPAEADRVREAVEGVLADGPRTPDLGGEASTEDVTSAVVERL
- the leuD gene encoding 3-isopropylmalate dehydratase small subunit: MSEKEVPPIEEVSGTGIPVRGNDIDTDQIVPARFLKVLTFEGLGKAAFFDQRFDDDDEPKDHPFNDERYSGANVLVVNANFGCGSSREHAPQALKRWGIDAIVGESFAEIFAGNCLALGVPTVTASPEAVGALQAHIESEPATEIHVDVEGETVTYDGNAVDVSVDPAQRQSLVDGEWDTTALLGANPEEVRATAESLPYVGSADR
- a CDS encoding fibrillarin-like rRNA/tRNA 2'-O-methyltransferase, producing MTPAPDLPEGVVRHTFDGRERLATRGEPVYGEPTDGDLRLWDAGRSKLGAMLTTGMDTGLVGGETVLYLGAASGTTVSHVADFAGPTYAVEFAARPVRDLLPVAEARPNLVPLLKDARAPETYAHVVEPVDVVVQDVATRGQARVAEINRQFLRDDGRLLAVVKARSEDVTATPEDVFDAFLDDLTGYEVLETARLDPHHEDHLAVVARPARSE
- the ilvN gene encoding acetolactate synthase small subunit: MSSDSEGDGERSTDPDSVPRKGLQGPRPGERTRPHGRRSGQGIRIDPQAEATHQPRRTAISALVKNEPGVLAEVSGLVSRRQFNIESLTVGPTTNPETSRITLVIEEPDPGVRQVERQLEKLLPVISVRELGTDAVRRELVVLKVHGDRPDEVNAITQMYDGRTLDAGPRTITVEITGDEQKIDDAIDAFRQFGIRELARTGQTALARGDEWTTHAEEERYEQLRSETDPTPTTADD
- a CDS encoding NOP5/NOP56 family protein; the encoded protein is MNDGTPPAGTGWFDGVDPEDVEAAADAITDGNAESPRDWPALAVESGFAESEEAYYDALHEATLHAARREVREREGADDRQLVHAVRAMDDVERVANELAERVAEWGGTRDADAGTGVEYARTLADREADDPAGAALRGLAERVADLDEESQSLRAYVERTAPEVAPNLSMLAGPVLAARLVALAGGLKPLARKPSGTVQVLGAEDALFAHLRGRAPSPKHGVIYVHEYVSGIDPAERGSAARALAGKLSIAARVDHYSGDLRPELQAELDERIERIRARTRDGDGESGGDGGTGQ
- a CDS encoding DUF5799 family protein; the encoded protein is MSRNWTDRIVGTRMAVDREFEERLGQSEFERQEWGLVMTAVEFDIENPEDPESARLVGDTENLPAIVPELERIANENPMGGGSKKQSSGVLGSLKNALGMGGDDSKFDESKVQAAEALVAEYTDMLQARLEDNGRWAEICEAARTSKEAEGADADPLEK
- the leuC gene encoding 3-isopropylmalate dehydratase large subunit, yielding MSEGTLYDKVWERHRVRTLPSGQDQLFVGLHLIHEVTSPQAFGMLRERRLEVARPDLTHATVDHIVPTSSKERPYSDDAAEDMMGELEENVREAGVEFDSPETGNQGIVHVIGPEQGLTQPGKTIVCGDSHTATHGAFGALAFGIGTSQIRDVLATQTIAMEKKAVRRIEVTGELGEGVTAKDVILTIIRELGTDGGVGYVYEYAGEAIESLDMEGRMSICNMSIEGGARAGYVNPDETTYEWLRETDEFTDSEEQSSSGSRTKSGDDPERFEELKEYWESIRSDEDAEYDDVVTIDGSAIEPVVTWGTTPGQGIGISEPIPHPEDLAEDKQDTARRAQEHMRVEPGETMAGYPIDVAFLGSCTNARLSDLRAAAEVVEGRQVHESVRAMVVPGSQRVKAAAEAEGLDEIFREAGFDWRGAGCSMCLGMNEDQLVGDEACASSSNRNFVGRQGSKEGRTVLMSPKMVAAAAVTGEVTDVRDLPETTEVTGR
- the ilvC gene encoding ketol-acid reductoisomerase, which translates into the protein MTDATIYYDDDAEHGYIAEKTVAVLGYGSQGHAHAQNLADSGVEVIVGLREDSSSREAAQADGLRVATAAEAAAEAEIISVLVPDTVQPAVYEEIAPHLDPGDTLQFAHGFNIHYGQIEPPEDVDVTMVAPKSPGHLVRRNFENDEGTPGLLAIYQDATGEAKKEGLAYAKAIGCTRAGVVETSFREETETDLFGEQAVLCGGVTELIKAGYETLVDAGYSPEMAYFECLNEMKLIVDLMYEGGLGGMWDSVSDTAEYGGLTRGERIVDDHARENMKEVLEEVQNGEFAREWILENQAGRPGYNQRHAAEANHDIEAVGEDLRALFAWGDDDSEREQEAEAPADD